In Candidatus Chlorohelix allophototropha, one DNA window encodes the following:
- a CDS encoding pyridoxamine 5'-phosphate oxidase family protein, whose amino-acid sequence MFREMRRKKQILSLEESIAVLNNGTSGVLAVSGDNDYPYAVPLSYVYHDSKIFFHSSKTGYKLDAIARNNKVSFCVIDQDNVVPEEYTTYFRSVIVFGKARILEDEVEKRSALEILAARYSPDHEQGRLQEIDDLFKPVCVVELAIEYMSGKEAIELVRKKQGQNN is encoded by the coding sequence ATGTTTAGAGAAATGCGTCGCAAAAAACAGATTTTGTCCTTAGAGGAGAGTATTGCAGTTCTTAATAATGGAACATCCGGCGTGCTGGCGGTATCCGGGGATAATGATTATCCCTATGCTGTGCCACTCAGCTATGTATATCACGATTCTAAAATCTTTTTTCATAGCTCCAAAACCGGCTATAAATTAGATGCTATTGCAAGAAATAATAAAGTCTCCTTTTGTGTTATTGATCAAGACAACGTAGTGCCAGAAGAATATACTACTTATTTCCGAAGTGTCATTGTCTTTGGAAAAGCGCGTATTTTAGAGGATGAAGTAGAAAAGAGAAGCGCTCTTGAAATATTAGCGGCGAGATATTCGCCTGACCATGAGCAAGGACGTTTGCAGGAAATTGACGACCTGTTCAAACCGGTATGCGTTGTAGAGTTAGCCATTGAGTATATGAGCGGTAAAGAAGCCATTGAGTTGGTTAGAAAAAAGCAAGGGCAAAATAATTAG
- a CDS encoding NifB/NifX family molybdenum-iron cluster-binding protein, translating into MKIAVATNDGKTISVHFGKSQYFMVVTVDEGKEVARELRDRSVPSAAAALGFAEDEANTPKHNTDHLADCKVVISRGMGGGMLWFLQQAKYRVILTEVANIDRAITEFLEGRLLNHPEFVQ; encoded by the coding sequence TTGAAAATCGCAGTAGCTACTAATGACGGTAAAACCATCAGCGTGCATTTCGGAAAATCGCAATATTTTATGGTGGTGACGGTGGATGAGGGCAAGGAGGTAGCGCGAGAATTGCGCGATCGCAGCGTGCCTTCTGCCGCTGCTGCGCTCGGCTTTGCTGAGGACGAGGCGAATACCCCCAAACACAATACCGACCATCTAGCCGATTGCAAGGTGGTAATTTCACGCGGCATGGGTGGGGGGATGCTGTGGTTTTTGCAGCAAGCCAAGTACAGAGTCATCTTAACCGAAGTGGCGAATATTGACCGCGCGATTACTGAGTTTCTAGAGGGGCGGCTACTAAACCACCCCGAATTTGTTCAATAA
- a CDS encoding molybdopterin molybdotransferase MoeA translates to MPPVQNAVVERGRKMKASPFPMIEPEEATRLIAENVASPALSDTETVALIVGKGRVLAEDIYSTVNIPTFDTTPIDGYALFAEEGRQEWQVIGEHLAGEMGYLRVEAGTAIRIMNGAPLPEGANSVVMVEFTNETDNVLSLSIPVKAGDNIRHIGQDIKKGQLVLKAGTVMGAPELGLVAMVNRASFRAYRRPRLGVISVGDEIAEPGDLSKPEAVYDSNRFSLAAALTDAYAEAIPLGIAPASKEGLRTMIMDALEIYDGVVTSGSLSVGKTDIVKDLLEELGTIHFGRVNLKPGKPFTFVTAEINGKRKPIFGLPGSPVSSLVSFELFVRPAVLKMGGRAKRHRPTIQVQAEHDIAHAADRNEYVRAIVSQQFDPETRSYTFTARTTGAQNSSRLMSMLEANALLRLSPDPHAVKVGSYMTAVLLNCTEI, encoded by the coding sequence ATGCCTCCAGTACAAAACGCCGTAGTAGAGCGCGGCAGAAAAATGAAAGCCTCTCCCTTCCCAATGATAGAGCCGGAAGAAGCCACCCGCCTGATTGCGGAAAACGTAGCTTCACCCGCGCTTAGCGATACCGAAACGGTCGCGCTTATTGTCGGAAAAGGGCGGGTACTGGCAGAGGATATTTACTCAACCGTTAACATACCCACTTTTGATACTACTCCCATTGATGGCTATGCCCTTTTCGCCGAAGAGGGCAGGCAAGAATGGCAGGTAATCGGTGAGCATCTCGCCGGGGAAATGGGCTATCTGCGGGTAGAAGCGGGTACGGCAATACGCATTATGAACGGCGCACCCTTGCCGGAGGGCGCAAATTCGGTGGTAATGGTGGAATTTACCAACGAAACGGATAACGTGTTGAGCTTATCCATTCCGGTTAAAGCGGGCGATAATATTCGGCACATCGGGCAGGATATAAAAAAGGGGCAACTGGTGCTAAAGGCTGGCACGGTGATGGGTGCGCCCGAATTAGGCTTGGTGGCAATGGTAAACCGGGCGAGCTTCAGAGCCTATCGCCGTCCTCGCTTGGGCGTTATTTCGGTAGGTGACGAAATTGCCGAGCCGGGGGATTTGTCAAAACCAGAAGCAGTTTACGATTCTAACCGTTTCAGCCTTGCCGCTGCCCTCACTGATGCCTATGCCGAAGCCATTCCTTTGGGAATTGCGCCCGCCAGTAAAGAGGGCTTGCGTACCATGATAATGGATGCGCTCGAAATTTATGATGGCGTGGTGACAAGCGGCAGCCTTTCGGTTGGCAAAACGGATATAGTAAAAGACCTGTTAGAAGAGCTTGGGACTATCCATTTTGGTAGGGTCAACCTTAAACCGGGCAAACCCTTTACCTTTGTGACCGCAGAAATCAATGGGAAGCGCAAACCCATCTTTGGCTTGCCCGGTTCGCCCGTTTCCAGCCTCGTCTCTTTTGAATTGTTTGTGCGTCCGGCTGTTCTGAAAATGGGTGGTCGCGCAAAGCGGCATCGTCCCACCATTCAGGTTCAAGCCGAGCATGACATTGCCCATGCTGCGGATAGGAATGAATACGTGCGGGCAATCGTGAGCCAGCAATTCGACCCTGAAACTAGAAGCTACACTTTCACCGCTCGTACTACCGGGGCGCAAAACAGCAGCCGCTTGATGTCTATGTTGGAAGCAAACGCCCTTTTGCGCTTATCGCCCGACCCTCACGCGGTCAAAGTCGGTTCTTATATGACTGCCGTTCTTTTGAATTGTACCGAGATATAA
- a CDS encoding TOBE domain-containing protein, producing MKISARNQLKGTVKEVKLGAIMAEILVELATGEELVSVITRNSAVSLDLKVGDTVAAVIKSTEVMIGKE from the coding sequence ATGAAAATCAGCGCACGCAATCAATTAAAAGGTACGGTTAAAGAGGTTAAGCTAGGGGCGATTATGGCTGAAATATTGGTCGAACTGGCGACAGGCGAAGAACTGGTGTCGGTTATTACCCGCAATTCGGCGGTAAGCTTGGATTTAAAGGTTGGCGATACGGTTGCCGCCGTCATCAAATCCACCGAGGTTATGATCGGTAAAGAATAA
- a CDS encoding nitrogenase component 1, translated as MSTVVKQERAVSINPLRACAPIGAMLATFGIHGALTINHGSQGCATYPRHQMARHFREPVEVATSSLTESTTIYGGRENLLAAIKNVYERFNPTMITVCSTCLSETIGDDIPAFIDEFKGLNPEIDIPILAVKSPSYVGTHITGFDNFLKELALALPRKTRPNKRVNIIPGWVNPGDIREIKEILSEMQIDGLVLTDYSDTLDGGLYSPRPHFPKGGISLDEIKDSANALGTIALQKHVGGEAARVYKRRYGVPAHVLPMPIGMANTDRFIKTLSEITGKPVSAELQSARARMLDAIVDTHMITTGAKVAIYGDPDLVEGLVRLVVEMGMEPKYVATATDSKTWPTDLMALSEEFNLDMEIMPKTDLYAIHKKMKAHPVDLLIGHSKGKYIADEEKVPLIRAGFPVEDRYGYHRRSVVGYKGGVYLVDKITNALLAKKGALVSNTLLEFK; from the coding sequence GTGAGCACAGTTGTTAAACAAGAAAGAGCGGTTTCGATTAATCCGCTACGCGCTTGCGCACCAATCGGCGCTATGCTGGCTACCTTCGGCATACATGGCGCGCTTACCATCAATCACGGCTCTCAAGGTTGTGCTACTTATCCCCGTCACCAAATGGCGCGTCATTTCCGCGAACCGGTGGAAGTGGCGACCAGTTCGCTGACCGAGAGTACCACCATCTACGGTGGACGTGAGAACTTGCTGGCAGCCATAAAGAACGTCTATGAACGCTTCAACCCTACGATGATTACGGTTTGCAGCACCTGCTTATCCGAAACCATCGGCGATGACATCCCCGCGTTCATTGACGAGTTCAAAGGGCTGAATCCAGAAATAGATATTCCGATATTGGCGGTAAAATCTCCATCCTATGTAGGTACGCATATCACCGGCTTTGATAATTTCTTGAAAGAGTTGGCGTTGGCGTTACCTCGCAAGACTCGCCCCAACAAACGGGTTAACATTATCCCCGGTTGGGTTAATCCCGGCGACATTCGCGAGATTAAAGAAATCTTGAGCGAGATGCAGATTGATGGGCTGGTGCTAACCGATTATTCGGATACGCTGGACGGCGGTTTGTATTCGCCTCGTCCCCATTTCCCGAAGGGTGGCATTAGCCTTGACGAAATCAAGGACTCGGCTAATGCGCTCGGCACAATCGCTTTGCAAAAGCATGTGGGTGGAGAAGCGGCGCGGGTTTACAAACGGCGTTATGGCGTTCCGGCTCACGTTCTGCCGATGCCGATTGGTATGGCAAATACCGATCGCTTCATCAAAACCCTGTCTGAAATAACCGGAAAGCCCGTATCGGCTGAACTCCAGTCGGCACGCGCCCGTATGCTGGATGCAATCGTGGATACCCATATGATTACTACTGGCGCAAAGGTCGCAATCTACGGTGACCCTGATTTGGTAGAAGGTTTGGTAAGGCTGGTAGTGGAAATGGGTATGGAGCCGAAGTATGTGGCAACCGCCACCGACTCCAAAACTTGGCCCACTGATTTGATGGCTCTGTCGGAAGAATTCAATCTGGATATGGAAATCATGCCTAAAACCGACCTCTACGCTATCCATAAAAAGATGAAGGCGCATCCGGTGGACTTGTTAATCGGTCACTCCAAAGGCAAGTACATTGCTGACGAGGAAAAAGTCCCGCTCATCCGCGCCGGTTTCCCGGTGGAAGATCGCTATGGCTATCATCGCCGTTCGGTGGTGGGCTACAAGGGTGGCGTTTATCTGGTGGACAAAATTACCAACGCCCTACTCGCCAAGAAAGGCGCACTGGTAAGCAACACCCTGCTTGAATTTAAATAG
- a CDS encoding nitrogenase component I subunit alpha, which translates to MAVLKCDATIPERDKHILIKGEGQDGKCSIACNSATTPGDMTERGCTYAGCRGVVGGPVQDAIQLTHGPIGCAFFSWGYRPHIADSDFHMKYTFVSDMDESNVVFGGEKKLLQSIIEANEAFPEAKGVFIYNTCTTALIGDDGKDVAKIATEKIGKPVVFFPCEGFRGVSQSAGHHVGNETIFKNLVGTAEPEEDSAYSINILGDYNIKGDLRTFEPLFEAIGLNIVARFTGNVKVDELKVMHRAKLNVIHCARSATYVADMMETKYGTPSINVTLWGIENMSKALRDTAAFFGLEHEAEKVIKREVAKVMPKIEYYRKRLAGKKVFIYQGGPRAWHWPELLAELGMETIGAATTFGHADDYQKIYEKVNDGAFIIDNPNVPELEEILLTLKPDLFISGNKEKYVAYKLGVPFVNGHTYETGPYAGFSGMVNFARDMDKALSAPVWKLVKDMAQPVPGGLEEEVA; encoded by the coding sequence ATGGCAGTTTTGAAATGCGATGCAACTATCCCCGAAAGGGATAAACATATACTTATCAAAGGGGAGGGACAGGACGGTAAATGTTCGATAGCCTGTAACTCCGCTACAACCCCCGGTGATATGACCGAGCGCGGTTGTACCTACGCCGGATGTCGCGGTGTGGTGGGCGGGCCCGTGCAAGATGCCATCCAGCTTACCCACGGGCCTATCGGTTGTGCTTTCTTCTCATGGGGTTATCGCCCGCACATCGCCGATAGCGATTTCCACATGAAATACACCTTCGTTTCCGATATGGACGAATCAAACGTAGTATTCGGCGGTGAGAAAAAGCTTTTGCAATCCATTATCGAAGCAAACGAAGCCTTCCCCGAAGCCAAAGGCGTTTTCATCTACAACACCTGCACCACCGCCCTAATCGGTGACGATGGCAAGGACGTAGCTAAAATTGCCACCGAGAAAATCGGCAAGCCCGTAGTTTTCTTCCCTTGCGAAGGTTTCCGGGGCGTTAGCCAATCCGCCGGACACCACGTAGGCAACGAAACCATCTTCAAGAATCTGGTAGGAACAGCAGAGCCGGAAGAAGACTCGGCTTACTCCATCAACATTTTGGGCGATTACAACATCAAAGGCGACTTACGCACTTTTGAACCGCTTTTCGAAGCAATCGGCTTGAATATAGTCGCTCGCTTCACCGGCAACGTCAAAGTGGACGAGCTGAAGGTGATGCACCGCGCCAAGCTCAATGTAATCCACTGCGCCCGTTCTGCCACCTATGTTGCCGATATGATGGAAACTAAATACGGCACTCCTTCCATTAACGTAACCTTGTGGGGCATTGAGAATATGTCCAAAGCTTTGCGCGATACCGCTGCCTTCTTTGGGCTAGAACATGAGGCAGAAAAGGTCATCAAGCGCGAAGTGGCTAAGGTTATGCCGAAGATTGAGTATTACCGCAAACGCCTTGCCGGGAAGAAAGTGTTCATCTATCAGGGCGGCCCTCGCGCTTGGCACTGGCCCGAGTTGCTGGCGGAACTTGGCATGGAAACCATCGGCGCGGCTACCACCTTCGGTCACGCTGACGATTATCAGAAGATTTACGAAAAGGTCAATGATGGCGCGTTCATCATTGATAACCCGAACGTGCCTGAACTGGAAGAAATCCTGCTTACCCTGAAACCTGACCTGTTTATTTCCGGCAACAAAGAGAAGTATGTGGCATACAAGTTGGGCGTACCATTTGTAAACGGTCACACCTACGAAACAGGGCCCTACGCAGGCTTCTCCGGTATGGTCAACTTCGCCCGTGATATGGACAAAGCATTGTCCGCTCCGGTCTGGAAACTGGTAAAAGATATGGCGCAGCCCGTACCGGGTGGGCTAGAAGAGGAAGTGGCATAG
- a CDS encoding radical SAM protein, with protein sequence MTFTTALDSQLQPDLSAKVAAHPCYGKAAHFRFGRIHVPVAPKCNIQCGYCVRKYDCPNENRPGVTTKVVSPEQALTTIRQAMKADSRMTVLGIAGPGDPLANSASLETFLLAKEEFPGLVKCVSTNGLALPERVEELHKAGVTALTITINAVDPEVGQHIYTHVRYQGKTYRDREAFEILSANQLAGLKEAVRLGMVVKVNSVLIPGVNDQHMVEIARVVSALGAYVMNIMPLIPQAKFKDVIPPTPAELAAIRTECEKHIKQFMNCRQCRADAVGVPGEEDCSTDNSCTPKFLNDQAPMNLQPRKKV encoded by the coding sequence ATGACTTTTACCACTGCGCTGGATTCCCAGCTACAACCAGATTTGTCCGCAAAAGTTGCGGCTCATCCCTGCTATGGCAAAGCTGCCCACTTCCGGTTTGGACGTATCCATGTGCCGGTAGCGCCAAAATGCAATATCCAGTGTGGTTACTGCGTGCGGAAGTATGATTGCCCGAACGAAAATCGCCCCGGTGTTACCACTAAGGTGGTTAGCCCGGAACAGGCGTTAACCACGATTCGTCAGGCGATGAAAGCCGACTCGCGAATGACCGTTCTCGGCATCGCAGGTCCCGGCGACCCGCTGGCTAATTCGGCTTCTCTCGAAACCTTTCTGCTGGCAAAAGAAGAGTTTCCGGGGTTGGTCAAGTGTGTATCCACCAATGGGCTGGCTTTGCCCGAACGAGTGGAAGAACTGCACAAGGCGGGCGTAACCGCGCTCACCATCACCATCAACGCCGTTGACCCAGAAGTAGGTCAGCACATTTACACGCATGTACGTTATCAGGGCAAAACCTACCGTGACCGTGAAGCTTTCGAGATTTTAAGCGCGAACCAATTGGCAGGGCTTAAAGAAGCGGTGCGGTTGGGTATGGTGGTAAAAGTCAATTCGGTGCTTATTCCCGGCGTAAACGACCAACATATGGTGGAAATTGCGCGAGTCGTCAGCGCGTTAGGGGCTTATGTAATGAACATCATGCCCTTAATCCCACAGGCAAAGTTCAAAGATGTAATCCCTCCCACTCCGGCGGAATTGGCGGCTATCCGTACCGAGTGCGAGAAACATATTAAGCAGTTTATGAATTGCAGGCAATGTCGCGCCGATGCTGTAGGCGTACCGGGTGAAGAGGATTGCTCAACTGACAATTCCTGTACTCCCAAGTTTTTGAACGACCAAGCTCCGATGAACCTGCAACCCAGAAAGAAGGTGTAA
- a CDS encoding P-II family nitrogen regulator: MKEIVAVLRMNKVQHTRDALAEKGHYAMTVKNVLGRGKQKGLQYELEGDSGPQFTESPRIHYIPKRLLMLLVTDDHVQEVVETIIKANQTGNIGDGKIFICPVEDAIRVRTKETGDRAIL; this comes from the coding sequence ATGAAGGAAATAGTCGCGGTTCTGAGAATGAACAAAGTCCAGCACACCCGTGATGCGCTGGCTGAAAAAGGTCATTACGCAATGACCGTGAAAAATGTGCTAGGTCGCGGTAAACAAAAAGGGCTTCAGTACGAATTAGAGGGGGATAGTGGGCCCCAGTTTACCGAAAGTCCCCGCATCCATTACATTCCCAAGCGATTGCTAATGTTGCTGGTGACGGATGATCATGTTCAGGAAGTAGTGGAGACTATTATAAAAGCCAACCAGACCGGCAATATCGGTGATGGAAAAATCTTTATCTGCCCGGTGGAGGACGCAATACGGGTTAGAACAAAAGAAACTGGCGACAGGGCTATTCTGTAA
- a CDS encoding P-II family nitrogen regulator: MKMIRAIVRPERAEVVASSLAAAGFPALTRMDVYGRGKQKGISFDSIKYEELPKSLLMIVVEDENVSKVTSIIQVSALTGYYGDGKILVTPVDTAYTIRTGEEGL, from the coding sequence ATGAAAATGATCCGCGCTATTGTAAGACCTGAAAGAGCCGAAGTGGTAGCCTCCTCCTTGGCGGCAGCCGGTTTCCCGGCTCTAACCCGCATGGATGTATATGGACGGGGCAAGCAAAAAGGCATCTCGTTTGATTCTATCAAATATGAGGAATTGCCGAAAAGCCTGCTGATGATTGTGGTTGAGGACGAAAACGTCAGCAAAGTAACCAGCATTATCCAAGTTTCCGCTTTGACCGGCTACTACGGCGATGGCAAGATTTTAGTAACCCCGGTCGATACTGCCTATACAATCCGTACCGGAGAAGAGGGGCTATAA
- the nifH gene encoding nitrogenase iron protein: MRQVAFYGKGGIGKSTTQQNTAAALASMGNKIMVVGCDPKADCTRLLLGGKRQATMLDTLRETGPDKITLDQVIADGYKEVKCVEAGGPEPGVGCGGRGVITAIQTLQELGAYEDSIDYVFYDVLGDVVCGGFAMPIREGYAEEIYIVASGEYMALFAANNISKGIQKFASRGYARLGGIVCNSRLVENERELVEEFARRINTQLIHFVPRSKDVQRAEINKKTVIDYDNSLPQAQEYLELARKISENDKFTIPTPISQDELEELMSQYGIID, encoded by the coding sequence GTGAGACAAGTTGCATTTTATGGTAAAGGTGGTATTGGGAAGTCCACCACACAGCAAAATACTGCTGCTGCTCTGGCTTCGATGGGTAACAAAATTATGGTGGTGGGTTGCGACCCCAAAGCCGACTGCACCCGCCTACTGTTGGGCGGCAAGCGACAAGCTACTATGCTCGACACCCTGCGGGAAACCGGCCCTGACAAAATCACCCTCGATCAAGTTATCGCCGATGGCTATAAAGAAGTGAAGTGCGTGGAAGCGGGCGGTCCTGAACCGGGCGTAGGTTGCGGTGGACGCGGCGTTATCACCGCCATCCAGACTTTGCAAGAACTGGGCGCATACGAAGATAGCATCGACTATGTTTTCTATGACGTACTTGGTGACGTGGTATGTGGCGGTTTCGCAATGCCCATCCGCGAAGGTTATGCCGAAGAAATTTACATTGTGGCTTCCGGCGAGTATATGGCGCTTTTCGCCGCTAACAACATTTCCAAAGGTATCCAGAAGTTTGCCAGCCGTGGCTATGCTCGCTTAGGTGGAATTGTTTGCAACTCCCGCTTGGTAGAAAATGAGCGTGAACTGGTCGAGGAATTTGCTCGCCGTATTAACACCCAGCTTATTCATTTTGTACCCAGAAGCAAGGATGTACAACGCGCTGAAATCAACAAGAAGACCGTGATTGACTACGATAACTCTCTGCCACAGGCTCAAGAATATCTGGAACTTGCCAGAAAAATCAGCGAAAACGATAAATTTACCATTCCTACCCCCATCAGCCAAGACGAACTAGAAGAGCTGATGAGCCAGTACGGAATTATTGATTAG
- a CDS encoding SUMF1/EgtB/PvdO family nonheme iron enzyme has translation MGIIKLQSPTDKPYAGAQTMPNVPPKLKVFLCHSSGDKPIVRELYQRLKAESHWLEPWLDEEELYPGQPWQYAIEKALEESHIILVCLTPESVAKIGYVQAEIETALYYAKYMPEGLSNIIPLKLAECEIPRRLSKWQAARFYDERGREMLLKGLRLHAKNFGIVIPEPPVATPPVEKPPVPPVAVPQPAPPVAKAAEPKPAPSENDAERLLDEIGDLTTTHQRRMEIGDRLSEIGDTRRGVGLRPDGIPDIEWLAVAPGGKLEIEKQNFEVQPFYIAQYQITFAQYEAFVKAADGYNNREWWQGFPREYQPQTLSEQRQKGLNMPRDNMSWYQTVAFGRWLTQCMQGWQLPNPGGSGSPLIIGENAEVRLPTEWEWQWAAQGGSQQRKYPWGAWQKGYANTDEAGLGRTTAVGMYPQGAAACGAMDMGGNVWEWCQNKYEKPKEVAVDASGKYRVLRGGSFLVSQANASCVYRYFNLPRNDLNFFGFRLVVCVANAPL, from the coding sequence TTGGGTATAATTAAACTGCAATCGCCTACCGATAAACCCTACGCCGGAGCGCAAACAATGCCCAACGTACCCCCCAAACTGAAAGTGTTTCTGTGCCACTCCTCCGGGGATAAGCCCATAGTGCGCGAATTGTACCAGCGTTTGAAAGCTGAAAGCCACTGGCTTGAGCCATGGCTGGACGAGGAAGAACTATATCCGGGACAGCCTTGGCAGTACGCCATTGAGAAGGCATTGGAAGAAAGTCACATCATCTTGGTGTGTCTTACGCCCGAATCGGTGGCAAAAATTGGCTATGTACAGGCAGAGATAGAAACCGCGCTTTACTATGCCAAGTATATGCCGGAAGGGTTGAGCAATATCATCCCCTTGAAACTGGCGGAGTGCGAAATTCCACGAAGGTTGAGCAAATGGCAAGCGGCGCGGTTCTATGATGAGCGTGGGCGCGAAATGCTGTTGAAAGGGTTGCGCCTCCATGCCAAGAATTTCGGCATTGTAATACCCGAACCGCCTGTTGCTACTCCCCCTGTCGAAAAGCCGCCCGTCCCGCCCGTTGCAGTTCCACAACCAGCCCCGCCCGTAGCAAAGGCGGCAGAGCCGAAACCCGCGCCTTCTGAAAATGATGCTGAGCGGTTGCTAGATGAAATCGGCGACCTTACTACCACGCACCAACGCCGTATGGAAATCGGCGACCGCTTGAGCGAAATCGGTGACACGCGGCGAGGGGTGGGCTTGCGCCCGGACGGTATCCCGGACATAGAGTGGCTAGCGGTAGCGCCGGGTGGTAAGCTGGAAATTGAGAAACAAAACTTTGAGGTACAACCCTTTTACATTGCGCAATACCAAATAACCTTTGCCCAGTACGAAGCCTTTGTGAAAGCGGCGGACGGATATAACAACCGGGAGTGGTGGCAGGGCTTCCCGAGAGAATACCAGCCGCAAACACTGAGTGAGCAAAGGCAGAAAGGCTTGAACATGCCGCGAGATAACATGTCGTGGTATCAGACGGTAGCGTTTGGGCGTTGGCTCACTCAGTGCATGCAGGGCTGGCAATTGCCGAATCCGGGCGGTAGCGGCAGTCCATTGATAATCGGGGAGAACGCGGAGGTGCGCTTGCCAACCGAATGGGAATGGCAATGGGCGGCGCAAGGGGGCAGCCAACAGCGCAAATATCCGTGGGGCGCGTGGCAAAAGGGTTACGCCAATACGGATGAAGCCGGTTTGGGTCGAACAACGGCAGTGGGGATGTACCCGCAAGGGGCCGCAGCATGCGGGGCAATGGACATGGGCGGGAACGTGTGGGAGTGGTGCCAGAACAAGTACGAGAAGCCTAAGGAAGTGGCGGTGGACGCGAGCGGTAAGTATCGTGTGCTGCGGGGCGGGTCTTTCCTCGTCAGTCAAGCTAATGCGTCCTGCGTGTACCGCTACTTCAACCTTCCTCGCAACGATCTCAACTTTTTCGGTTTTCGGTTGGTGGTGTGTGTCGCTAACGCGCCCCTCTGA